The following proteins are co-located in the Silene latifolia isolate original U9 population chromosome 1, ASM4854445v1, whole genome shotgun sequence genome:
- the LOC141600720 gene encoding KH domain-containing protein At3g08620 isoform X2: MSGLYNSNFSPARAASPQIRTPVSSFDDNQYLTELLAEHQKLGPFLQLLPICSRLLNQEILRVSGMLPNQGLGDFDRRQYRSPSPMASANLGSNPHGGGYGGWNGIHHERLSNPPGMSMDWQGAPASPSSYTVKRIMRLEIPVDAYPNEEKLRGRPGYEHLNEPLHILVEADLAPSIVDIKLRQAKEILEELLKPVDESQDFYKRQQLRELALLNSNIREDSPGPSGSVSPFNTSGMKRAKTGR, from the exons atgtcaGGATTATACAACTCAAACTTTTCACCAGCAAGAGCTGCTTCTCCTCAGATTCGAACTCCtgtttcttcttttgatgataa TCAGTACTTGACGGAGTTGTTAGCCGAACATCAGAAATTGGGACCGTTTCTGCAACTTCTTCCCATATGCAGCCGTCTCTTGAATCAAG aAATTCTGAGAGTTTCTGGTATGTTGCCCAACCAAGGCCTTGGTGACTTTGATAGACGTCAGTACAGAAGCCCTAGTCCTATGGCATCTGCAAATTTAGGGTCAAATCCACATGGGGGCGGATATGGTGGGTGGAATGGCATACATCATGAG AGGTTGAGTAATCCACCTGGAATGTCTATGGATTGGCAAGGGGCACCCGCTAGCCCTAGTTCGTATACTGTGAAAAGAATTATGCGGTTGGAAATACCAGTAGATGCTTATCCCAAT GAAGAAAAGCTACGAGGAAGACCTGGTTATGAGCACCTTAATGAGCCGCTTCACATTTTGGTTGAGGCCGATTTGGCGCCCAGTATAGTTGATATAAAATTGAGGCAGGCTAAAGAAATTTTAGAAGAACTTCTGAAACCTGTG GATGAATCACAAGATTTTTACAAAAGGCAGCAGCTGAGGGAGCTTGCTCTGCTGAACTCCAATATCAGAGAAGACAGTCCTGGACCCAGTGGAAGCGTGTCTCCTTTCAATACTAGCGGGATGAAGCGTGCCAAAACAGGGCGTTGA
- the LOC141600720 gene encoding KH domain-containing protein At3g08620 isoform X1 — MSGLYNSNFSPARAASPQIRTPVSSFDDNQYLTELLAEHQKLGPFLQLLPICSRLLNQEILRVSGMLPNQGLGDFDRRQYRSPSPMASANLGSNPHGGGYGGWNGIHHERLSNPPGMSMDWQGAPASPSSYTVKRIMRLEIPVDAYPNFNFVGRLLGPRGNSLKRVELSTGCRVFIRGKGSIKDPDKEEKLRGRPGYEHLNEPLHILVEADLAPSIVDIKLRQAKEILEELLKPVDESQDFYKRQQLRELALLNSNIREDSPGPSGSVSPFNTSGMKRAKTGR, encoded by the exons atgtcaGGATTATACAACTCAAACTTTTCACCAGCAAGAGCTGCTTCTCCTCAGATTCGAACTCCtgtttcttcttttgatgataa TCAGTACTTGACGGAGTTGTTAGCCGAACATCAGAAATTGGGACCGTTTCTGCAACTTCTTCCCATATGCAGCCGTCTCTTGAATCAAG aAATTCTGAGAGTTTCTGGTATGTTGCCCAACCAAGGCCTTGGTGACTTTGATAGACGTCAGTACAGAAGCCCTAGTCCTATGGCATCTGCAAATTTAGGGTCAAATCCACATGGGGGCGGATATGGTGGGTGGAATGGCATACATCATGAG AGGTTGAGTAATCCACCTGGAATGTCTATGGATTGGCAAGGGGCACCCGCTAGCCCTAGTTCGTATACTGTGAAAAGAATTATGCGGTTGGAAATACCAGTAGATGCTTATCCCAAT TTTAACTTTGTCGGTCGTCTTTTGGGCCCCAGAGGTAATTCGTTGAAACGTGTAGAATTATCGACTGGTTGTCGTGTGTTCATTAGGGGAAAAGGATCAATTAAAGATCCAGATAAG GAAGAAAAGCTACGAGGAAGACCTGGTTATGAGCACCTTAATGAGCCGCTTCACATTTTGGTTGAGGCCGATTTGGCGCCCAGTATAGTTGATATAAAATTGAGGCAGGCTAAAGAAATTTTAGAAGAACTTCTGAAACCTGTG GATGAATCACAAGATTTTTACAAAAGGCAGCAGCTGAGGGAGCTTGCTCTGCTGAACTCCAATATCAGAGAAGACAGTCCTGGACCCAGTGGAAGCGTGTCTCCTTTCAATACTAGCGGGATGAAGCGTGCCAAAACAGGGCGTTGA
- the LOC141600711 gene encoding protein RETICULATA-RELATED 3, chloroplastic-like — MSAVAQLRYSSLPTSTHRRHSPSLPLRSNLSLPSNPRLPFRLSAAAGGGGAGNIIIGNNGGNGGGGHGGDSNSNSNSDGGDSSSSWFEKLGLIGMFIKGWRERVAADPQFPFKVLMEEVVGVTSCVIGDMASRPNFGLNELDFVFSTLIVGSILNFTLMYLLAPSISSTSSGLLPGIFATCPPSHMFEPGNFPLVPRLGTFVYKGLVFAAVGFAAGLVGTAVSNGLIAVRKKMDPEFETPNKPPPTLLNATTWALHMGLSSNFRYQALNGVEFLLAKAVPAAVFKSAVVVLRCGNNVLGGMSFVALARLTGSQSVTGTDTVSVGSSEENEKENQSA; from the coding sequence ATGTCCGCCGTAGCCCAACTCCGCTACTCCTCTCTTCCCACCTCCACCCACCGCCGTCACTCCCCCTCCCTCCCTCTCCGTTCCAATCTCTCCCTCCCATCTAACCCCCGCCTTCCCTTCCGCCTCTCCGCCGCCGCAGGCGGTGGTGGAGCCGGTAACATCATCATCGGAAACAACGGTGGAAACGGCGGTGGTGGACACGGCGGagattccaattccaattccaactCCGACGGTGGAGATTCGTCTTCGTCATGGTTCGAGAAACTCGGATTAATCGGAATGTTCATCAAAGGATGGCGAGAGCGAGTCGCAGCGGACCCACAATTTCCCTTCAAAGTCCTAATGGAGGAAGTCGTAGGCGTGACGTCATGCGTCATCGGCGATATGGCGTCACGGCCGAATTTCGGACTAAACGAGCTCGATTTCGTCTTCTCAACTCTAATTGTGGGGTCCATACTCAATTTCACCTTAATGTACCTTCTAGCACCTTCCATTTCATCCACGTCATCAGGTCTCCTCCCCGGGATATTCGCCACGTGTCCACCCAGCCACATGTTCGAGCCGGGGAACTTTCCCCTCGTCCCCCGGCTCGGAACCTTTGTATACAAGGGACTGGTTTTTGCCGCAGTAGGGTTTGCGGCCGGGTTAGTTGGGACCGCTGTTTCGAATGGATTAATTGCGGTAAGGAAGAAGATGGACCCGGAATTCGAAACCCCGAATAAACCCCCGCCTACATTGCTGAATGCGACCACGTGGGCGCTTCACATGGGGTTAAGTAGTAATTTTAGGTATCAGGCGTTGAATGGGGTGGAGTTTTTGCTTGCTAAGGCGGTACCTGCTGCGGTGTTTAAGTCTGCTGTTGTGGTATTGAGGTGTGGTAATAATGTACTTGGTGGAATGTCTTTTGTTGCTTTGGCTAGGTTGACTGGTTCCCAAAGCGTAACTGGGACCGACACGGTGAGTGTCGGTTCGAGTGAGGAGAATGAGAAGGAGAATCAGTCGGCTTGA